A stretch of Cicer arietinum cultivar CDC Frontier isolate Library 1 chromosome 5, Cicar.CDCFrontier_v2.0, whole genome shotgun sequence DNA encodes these proteins:
- the LOC101491991 gene encoding uncharacterized protein isoform X2 produces the protein MAGPVTELSPSGNAAIPPGRSVRRRLVQSTLFPHKPPEPRNKPEENTDSGDEQDEDYCDTKNRRKRKSKAKVTPVAKGSKSATPKKNASANGIMASTSRNVLADFDKVVISVPDLRLEAKLSAEENSRMFAGRQVHPFFSSLKAGKKVQELSESGSNFFKAKNEDERITCGPIHVFENIKDDTSSLDWRNWTFLENTTYVSCGLESSNSSVLEGSVGCLNFDKIRGTLDPLGDSSFQNASTSLDRYSICPENLSETSRTNSTPEEQIISAQMPKDAKMDSEADEFVTFSVQAGYFRKSHSEPLNRFLQESMRPYYVGCEDKAESSLWTYKYKPTKAVEVCGNDEAVNFLSDWLHQWHERRYKPRKETSNRNTRVMSNDDDDFICYDSDNDSEDMNEEDSLQNVLLITGPIGSGKSAAVYACAKEQGFDILELNASDCRNGTVVKQYFGDTLSSHGFKRSSDHTVSSQKITTKLPPALALVNGKAADEVNDGVVELITVSDDEAHSPGGTSQKLLGKNNVVACDKVQTLILVEDVDILFPEDRGCIAAIQQIAETARGPIILTSNSDDPGLPDNFDKLHVSFLLPSPKELLCHLYSVCLTEGADIHPLLLEKFMQSCDGDIRKTIMHLQFWLQSKIFRKADGKAQTSYGSLPFDLEVGHQILPKIMPWGFPSEISELIENEFVKSVNVMEENSSLQELVEEKPLHINKRQNDLDEQCMETDYIKAKKVEMIKRNGSITDYCELEIQYRAISEFSNSSGLPVASYLQNGRRKLVVMSSDSEDEDSNIRQPLDTDDEANKRHSFKENNECTSEFQLNDNCPSTSVRKLVCSELEDSDEEHVKYSETADVTCINETSKSLDISCVPESTFVPETTIEDGTETMSGAVSSCHALEVSINNELKPFTSSVRRRLAKLSQNSDMLMDTEMPDYSPKEALQDFIDQNMETTTIKVMDECSRVDFKLKSTFVESSPSMETDLVQNLWKKLRQMDLRQHAISEQLGTSQVVKLASGMSNLISEADLFHNYQHKCDILGPQMFASNEATSNWYNEETMMSTVAVHGFCFYAKHIADVGSKLGCANRIDLTSEMLASTTNTMALGKLSRQGLSKSTVIYTGKELELNSPINNMKKSENKASVFEVVQSIVPARISLALKGDIFNEYLSSLRQISRSEAVRVSQGVEKKRRGRSRGSQHYLSRCTMLSPEDITLVSDGDLYRKISSEYTTNLESKLL, from the exons ATGGCCGGTCCCGTCACGGAGCTCAGTCCCTCCGGCAATGCTGCCATACCGCCAGGCCGTAGTGTCCGCCGGAGATTGGTCCAATCGACTCTCTTCCCTCACAAGCCACCAGAACCCCGCAACAAACCGGAGGAAAACACCGACAGTGGTGACGAACAAGACGAGGATTACTGCGACACGAAGAATCGCAGGAAGAGAAAATCCAAAGCTAAAGTTACTCCCGTAGCAAAAGGTTCTAAG AGTGCCACACCGAAGAAAAATGCATCTGCTAATGGAATTATGGCGTCAACTTCACGGAATGTTTTGGCTGATTTCGATAAGGTTGTTATATCCGTGCCTGATTTGCGGTTAGAGGCAAAATTGTCAGCTGAG GAAAATTCCAGGATGTTTGCTGGAAGGCAAGTACATCCATTTTTTTCATCATTgaaagcagggaagaaagttcAGGAGCTGTCTGAATCAGGAAGTAATTTCTTCAAAGCTAAGAATGAGGATGAAAGGATTACCTGTGGTCCTATTCATGTATTTGAAAATATCAAG GACGACACCTCATCCCTTGACTGGAGAAACTGGACATTTTTGGAAAATACCACCTATGTGAGTTGCGGTTTAGAAAGTTCAAATTCATCTGTTTTGGAGGGTTCTGTCGGATGCTTAAATTTTGATAAGATTCGTGGTACTTTGGATCCACTGGGGGATTCAAGTTTTCAGAATGCCTCAACTTCTTTGGATAGATATTCTATATGTCCAGAAAATCTGTCAGAAACATCACGGACAAATTCAACTCCAGAGGAGCAAATAATAAGTGCTCAGATGCCAAAAGATGCCAAAATG GACTCGGAGGCGGATGAATTTGTTACCTTTTCTGTACAAGCTGGCTATTTTCGAAAGTCACATTCAGAGCCGCTGAATAGATTTCTTCAAGAAAG TATGAGGCCATACTACGTTGGTTGTGAAGATAAGGCAGAAAGCAGCTTATGGACGTACAAATACAAGCCAACTAAGGCTGTCGAG GTATGTGGTAACGACGAAGCTGTGAATTTCTTGAGTGACTGGCTACATCAGTGGCATGAAAGACGTTACAAACCCAGGAAGGAAACATCTAATAGAAATACAAGGGTCATGtcaaatgatgatgatgattttatcTGTTATGACAGTGACAATGATTCAGAAGATATGAATGAAGAGGATTCCCTGCAGAATGTTCTTTTAATTACAGGGCCAATAGGG AGTGGCAAGTCTGCAGCCGTCTATGCTTGTGCCAAAGAGCAAGGGTTTGATATATTAGAG CTCAATGCATCGGATTGTAGAAACGGAACTGTTGTCAAGCAGTATTTTGGAGACACTCTTAGTTCACATGGGTTCAAAAG GTCATCAGACCACACTGTGAGCTCACAGAAGATAACTACAAAGTTGCCCCCAGCTCTTGCTTTGGTTAATGGTAAAGCTGCTGATGAGGTGAATGATGGAGTAGTTGAACTGATAACGGTATCTGATGATGAAGCTCATAGCCCTGGTGGAACATCACAAAAGTTACTTGGCAAGAATAATGTTGTTGCATGTGATAAAGTCCAAACTTTAATCCTGGTTGAGGATGTGGACATCCTTTTTCCTGAAGACCGTGGATGTATTGCTGCCATACAACAGATTGCAGAGACAGCAAGGGGGCCAATTATATTGACCAGCAATA GTGATGATCCTGGCCTGCCAGATAATTTTGATAAGCTTCATGTTTCATTCTTATTGCCATCGCCAAAGGAGTTGCTTTGCCATTTGTACTCT GTTTGTCTCACTGAAGGAGCTGACATCCATCCTCTTTTACTGGAAAAGTTTATGCAGTCCTGTGATGGAGATATCCGAAAAACCATTATGCATCTTCAGTTCTGGTTGCaaagtaaaatatttagaaaag CAGATGGAAAAGCACAAACAAGCTATGGCTCACTTCCATTTGATCTTGAGGTTGGTCATCAGATACTACCAAAGATAATGCCGTGGGGTTTCCCCTCAGAGATATCTGAACTAATTGAGAATGAATTTGTCAAATCCGTAAATGTAATGGAAGAGAATTCCAGTTTGCAAGAGTTAGTTGAGGAAAAGCCTCTTCACATAAACAAAAGGCAAAATGATTTAGATGAGCAGTGTATGGAAACTGATTATATAAAAGCCAAGAAGGTGGAGATGATTAAGAGAAATGGGTCAATAACAGATTACTGTGAGCTTGAAATTCAATACAGAGCCATTTCTGAGTTTTCAAATTCTTCTGGATTGCCTGTAGCATCCTACCTGCAAAATGGTCGAAGGAAACTTGTAGTAATGTCCTCTGATTCTGAGGATGAGGATTCAAATATTCGACAGCCTCTAGACACAGATGATGAAGCTAACAAGAGACATtccttcaaagaaaataatgaatGTACCTCTGAGTTTCAGTTGAATGATAACTGTCCCAGCACATCTGTTCGTAAACTGGTTTGTTCTGAATTGGAGGATTCAGATGAGGAGCATGTTAAATATTCAGAAACAGCTGATGTTACATGCATAAATGAGACATCTAAATCATTAGATATATCTTGTGTACCAGAATCAACATTTGTTCCTGAGACTACAATAGAAGATGGAACAGAGACAATGTCTGGAGCGGTGTCTTCTTGCCATGCTCTAGAAGTTTCTATAAATAATGAGTTGAAACCATTCACTTCAAGTGTTCGCAGGCGTTTAGCAAAACTGTCACAAAATTCAGATATGTTGATGGATACTGAAATGCCAGATTATTCCCCAAAAGAGGCTTTGCAAGATTTTATAGATCAAAATATGGAAACTACAACTATCAAAGTGATGGATGAGTGCAGTCGCGTAGATTTCAAGCTAAAGTCAACATTTGTTGAGTCAAGTCCATCCATGGAGACAGATTTGGTACAGAATTTGTGGAAAAAACTTCGTCAAATGGATTTAAGACAGCATGCTATCTCAGAACAGCTAGGTACTTCTCAAGTTGTTAAACTTGCTAGTGGGATGAGCAATCTAATTTCAGAAGCTGATTTGTTTCACAATTACCAACATAAATGT GATATTTTGGGGCCCCAAATGTTCGCGTCTAATGAAGCTACATCTAATTGGTATAATGAGGAAACAATGATGTCGACCGTTGCTGTGCATGGATTTTGTTTTTATGCTAAACATATAGCCGATGTTGGATCAAAGTTGGGTTGTGCGAACAGGATTGATTTAACTTCTGAGATGTTGGCTTCCACAACTAACACTATGGCATTGGGGAAATTATCCAGACAGGGTCTCAGCAAAAGCACAGTTATTTATACTGGGAAGGAATTAGAGTTGAACAGCCCAATAAATAATATGAAGAAGAG TGAAAATAAAGCATCTGTGTTCGAGGTTGTCCAATCCATTGTTCCTGCGAGAATATCCTTGGCACTGAAAGGTGATATCTTCAATGAATATCTATCTTCATTGCGCCAAATTTCAAGGTCAGAAGCAGTCCGTGTTTCGCAAGGTGTTGAAAAGAAGAGAAGAGGAAG GTCGCGGGGTTCTCAACATTATTTGAGCAGATGTACAATGTTATCTCCTGAAGATATAACGTTGGTCAGTGACGGTGATTTGTACAGAAAAATCTCTTCAGAATATACAACTAACTTGGAAAGTAAACTATTATAG
- the LOC101491991 gene encoding uncharacterized protein isoform X3, with amino-acid sequence MAGPVTELSPSGNAAIPPGRSVRRRLVQSTLFPHKPPEPRNKPEENTDSGDEQDEDYCDTKNRRKRKSKAKVTPVAKGSKSATPKKNASANGIMASTSRNVLADFDKVVISVPDLRLEAKLSAEENSRMFAGRQVHPFFSSLKAGKKVQELSESGSNFFKAKNEDERITCGPIHVFENIKDDTSSLDWRNWTFLENTTYVSCGLESSNSSVLEGSVGCLNFDKIRGTLDPLGDSSFQNASTSLDRYSICPENLSETSRTNSTPEEQIISAQMPKDAKMDSEADEFVTFSVQAGYFRKSHSEPLNRFLQESMRPYYVGCEDKAESSLWTYKYKPTKAVEVCGNDEAVNFLSDWLHQWHERRYKPRKETSNRNTRVMSNDDDDFICYDSDNDSEDMNEEDSLQNVLLITGPIGSGKSAAVYACAKEQGFDILELNASDCRNGTVVKQYFGDTLSSHGFKRSSDHTVSSQKITTKLPPALALVNGKAADEVNDGVVELITVSDDEAHSPGGTSQKLLGKNNVVACDKVQTLILVEDVDILFPEDRGCIAAIQQIAETARGPIILTSNSDDPGLPDNFDKLHVSFLLPSPKELLCHLYSVCLTEGADIHPLLLEKFMQSCDGDIRKTIMHLQFWLQSKIFRKDGKAQTSYGSLPFDLEVGHQILPKIMPWGFPSEISELIENEFVKSVNVMEENSSLQELVEEKPLHINKRQNDLDEQCMETDYIKAKKVEMIKRNGSITDYCELEIQYRAISEFSNSSGLPVASYLQNGRRKLVVMSSDSEDEDSNIRQPLDTDDEANKRHSFKENNECTSEFQLNDNCPSTSVRKLVCSELEDSDEEHVKYSETADVTCINETSKSLDISCVPESTFVPETTIEDGTETMSGAVSSCHALEVSINNELKPFTSSVRRRLAKLSQNSDMLMDTEMPDYSPKEALQDFIDQNMETTTIKVMDECSRVDFKLKSTFVESSPSMETDLVQNLWKKLRQMDLRQHAISEQLGTSQVVKLASGMSNLISEADLFHNYQHKCDILGPQMFASNEATSNWYNEETMMSTVAVHGFCFYAKHIADVGSKLGCANRIDLTSEMLASTTNTMALGKLSRQGLSKSTVIYTGKELELNSPINNMKKSENKASVFEVVQSIVPARISLALKGDIFNEYLSSLRQISRSEAVRVSQGVEKKRRGRSRGSQHYLSRCTMLSPEDITLVSDGDLYRKISSEYTTNLESKLL; translated from the exons ATGGCCGGTCCCGTCACGGAGCTCAGTCCCTCCGGCAATGCTGCCATACCGCCAGGCCGTAGTGTCCGCCGGAGATTGGTCCAATCGACTCTCTTCCCTCACAAGCCACCAGAACCCCGCAACAAACCGGAGGAAAACACCGACAGTGGTGACGAACAAGACGAGGATTACTGCGACACGAAGAATCGCAGGAAGAGAAAATCCAAAGCTAAAGTTACTCCCGTAGCAAAAGGTTCTAAG AGTGCCACACCGAAGAAAAATGCATCTGCTAATGGAATTATGGCGTCAACTTCACGGAATGTTTTGGCTGATTTCGATAAGGTTGTTATATCCGTGCCTGATTTGCGGTTAGAGGCAAAATTGTCAGCTGAG GAAAATTCCAGGATGTTTGCTGGAAGGCAAGTACATCCATTTTTTTCATCATTgaaagcagggaagaaagttcAGGAGCTGTCTGAATCAGGAAGTAATTTCTTCAAAGCTAAGAATGAGGATGAAAGGATTACCTGTGGTCCTATTCATGTATTTGAAAATATCAAG GACGACACCTCATCCCTTGACTGGAGAAACTGGACATTTTTGGAAAATACCACCTATGTGAGTTGCGGTTTAGAAAGTTCAAATTCATCTGTTTTGGAGGGTTCTGTCGGATGCTTAAATTTTGATAAGATTCGTGGTACTTTGGATCCACTGGGGGATTCAAGTTTTCAGAATGCCTCAACTTCTTTGGATAGATATTCTATATGTCCAGAAAATCTGTCAGAAACATCACGGACAAATTCAACTCCAGAGGAGCAAATAATAAGTGCTCAGATGCCAAAAGATGCCAAAATG GACTCGGAGGCGGATGAATTTGTTACCTTTTCTGTACAAGCTGGCTATTTTCGAAAGTCACATTCAGAGCCGCTGAATAGATTTCTTCAAGAAAG TATGAGGCCATACTACGTTGGTTGTGAAGATAAGGCAGAAAGCAGCTTATGGACGTACAAATACAAGCCAACTAAGGCTGTCGAG GTATGTGGTAACGACGAAGCTGTGAATTTCTTGAGTGACTGGCTACATCAGTGGCATGAAAGACGTTACAAACCCAGGAAGGAAACATCTAATAGAAATACAAGGGTCATGtcaaatgatgatgatgattttatcTGTTATGACAGTGACAATGATTCAGAAGATATGAATGAAGAGGATTCCCTGCAGAATGTTCTTTTAATTACAGGGCCAATAGGG AGTGGCAAGTCTGCAGCCGTCTATGCTTGTGCCAAAGAGCAAGGGTTTGATATATTAGAG CTCAATGCATCGGATTGTAGAAACGGAACTGTTGTCAAGCAGTATTTTGGAGACACTCTTAGTTCACATGGGTTCAAAAG GTCATCAGACCACACTGTGAGCTCACAGAAGATAACTACAAAGTTGCCCCCAGCTCTTGCTTTGGTTAATGGTAAAGCTGCTGATGAGGTGAATGATGGAGTAGTTGAACTGATAACGGTATCTGATGATGAAGCTCATAGCCCTGGTGGAACATCACAAAAGTTACTTGGCAAGAATAATGTTGTTGCATGTGATAAAGTCCAAACTTTAATCCTGGTTGAGGATGTGGACATCCTTTTTCCTGAAGACCGTGGATGTATTGCTGCCATACAACAGATTGCAGAGACAGCAAGGGGGCCAATTATATTGACCAGCAATA GTGATGATCCTGGCCTGCCAGATAATTTTGATAAGCTTCATGTTTCATTCTTATTGCCATCGCCAAAGGAGTTGCTTTGCCATTTGTACTCT GTTTGTCTCACTGAAGGAGCTGACATCCATCCTCTTTTACTGGAAAAGTTTATGCAGTCCTGTGATGGAGATATCCGAAAAACCATTATGCATCTTCAGTTCTGGTTGCaaagtaaaatatttagaaaag ATGGAAAAGCACAAACAAGCTATGGCTCACTTCCATTTGATCTTGAGGTTGGTCATCAGATACTACCAAAGATAATGCCGTGGGGTTTCCCCTCAGAGATATCTGAACTAATTGAGAATGAATTTGTCAAATCCGTAAATGTAATGGAAGAGAATTCCAGTTTGCAAGAGTTAGTTGAGGAAAAGCCTCTTCACATAAACAAAAGGCAAAATGATTTAGATGAGCAGTGTATGGAAACTGATTATATAAAAGCCAAGAAGGTGGAGATGATTAAGAGAAATGGGTCAATAACAGATTACTGTGAGCTTGAAATTCAATACAGAGCCATTTCTGAGTTTTCAAATTCTTCTGGATTGCCTGTAGCATCCTACCTGCAAAATGGTCGAAGGAAACTTGTAGTAATGTCCTCTGATTCTGAGGATGAGGATTCAAATATTCGACAGCCTCTAGACACAGATGATGAAGCTAACAAGAGACATtccttcaaagaaaataatgaatGTACCTCTGAGTTTCAGTTGAATGATAACTGTCCCAGCACATCTGTTCGTAAACTGGTTTGTTCTGAATTGGAGGATTCAGATGAGGAGCATGTTAAATATTCAGAAACAGCTGATGTTACATGCATAAATGAGACATCTAAATCATTAGATATATCTTGTGTACCAGAATCAACATTTGTTCCTGAGACTACAATAGAAGATGGAACAGAGACAATGTCTGGAGCGGTGTCTTCTTGCCATGCTCTAGAAGTTTCTATAAATAATGAGTTGAAACCATTCACTTCAAGTGTTCGCAGGCGTTTAGCAAAACTGTCACAAAATTCAGATATGTTGATGGATACTGAAATGCCAGATTATTCCCCAAAAGAGGCTTTGCAAGATTTTATAGATCAAAATATGGAAACTACAACTATCAAAGTGATGGATGAGTGCAGTCGCGTAGATTTCAAGCTAAAGTCAACATTTGTTGAGTCAAGTCCATCCATGGAGACAGATTTGGTACAGAATTTGTGGAAAAAACTTCGTCAAATGGATTTAAGACAGCATGCTATCTCAGAACAGCTAGGTACTTCTCAAGTTGTTAAACTTGCTAGTGGGATGAGCAATCTAATTTCAGAAGCTGATTTGTTTCACAATTACCAACATAAATGT GATATTTTGGGGCCCCAAATGTTCGCGTCTAATGAAGCTACATCTAATTGGTATAATGAGGAAACAATGATGTCGACCGTTGCTGTGCATGGATTTTGTTTTTATGCTAAACATATAGCCGATGTTGGATCAAAGTTGGGTTGTGCGAACAGGATTGATTTAACTTCTGAGATGTTGGCTTCCACAACTAACACTATGGCATTGGGGAAATTATCCAGACAGGGTCTCAGCAAAAGCACAGTTATTTATACTGGGAAGGAATTAGAGTTGAACAGCCCAATAAATAATATGAAGAAGAG TGAAAATAAAGCATCTGTGTTCGAGGTTGTCCAATCCATTGTTCCTGCGAGAATATCCTTGGCACTGAAAGGTGATATCTTCAATGAATATCTATCTTCATTGCGCCAAATTTCAAGGTCAGAAGCAGTCCGTGTTTCGCAAGGTGTTGAAAAGAAGAGAAGAGGAAG GTCGCGGGGTTCTCAACATTATTTGAGCAGATGTACAATGTTATCTCCTGAAGATATAACGTTGGTCAGTGACGGTGATTTGTACAGAAAAATCTCTTCAGAATATACAACTAACTTGGAAAGTAAACTATTATAG
- the LOC101491991 gene encoding uncharacterized protein isoform X4 yields the protein MQDDTSSLDWRNWTFLENTTYVSCGLESSNSSVLEGSVGCLNFDKIRGTLDPLGDSSFQNASTSLDRYSICPENLSETSRTNSTPEEQIISAQMPKDAKMDSEADEFVTFSVQAGYFRKSHSEPLNRFLQESMRPYYVGCEDKAESSLWTYKYKPTKAVEVCGNDEAVNFLSDWLHQWHERRYKPRKETSNRNTRVMSNDDDDFICYDSDNDSEDMNEEDSLQNVLLITGPIGSGKSAAVYACAKEQGFDILELNASDCRNGTVVKQYFGDTLSSHGFKRSSDHTVSSQKITTKLPPALALVNGKAADEVNDGVVELITVSDDEAHSPGGTSQKLLGKNNVVACDKVQTLILVEDVDILFPEDRGCIAAIQQIAETARGPIILTSNSDDPGLPDNFDKLHVSFLLPSPKELLCHLYSVCLTEGADIHPLLLEKFMQSCDGDIRKTIMHLQFWLQSKIFRKGMPPLFCAADGKAQTSYGSLPFDLEVGHQILPKIMPWGFPSEISELIENEFVKSVNVMEENSSLQELVEEKPLHINKRQNDLDEQCMETDYIKAKKVEMIKRNGSITDYCELEIQYRAISEFSNSSGLPVASYLQNGRRKLVVMSSDSEDEDSNIRQPLDTDDEANKRHSFKENNECTSEFQLNDNCPSTSVRKLVCSELEDSDEEHVKYSETADVTCINETSKSLDISCVPESTFVPETTIEDGTETMSGAVSSCHALEVSINNELKPFTSSVRRRLAKLSQNSDMLMDTEMPDYSPKEALQDFIDQNMETTTIKVMDECSRVDFKLKSTFVESSPSMETDLVQNLWKKLRQMDLRQHAISEQLGTSQVVKLASGMSNLISEADLFHNYQHKCDILGPQMFASNEATSNWYNEETMMSTVAVHGFCFYAKHIADVGSKLGCANRIDLTSEMLASTTNTMALGKLSRQGLSKSTVIYTGKELELNSPINNMKKSENKASVFEVVQSIVPARISLALKGDIFNEYLSSLRQISRSEAVRVSQGVEKKRRGRSRGSQHYLSRCTMLSPEDITLVSDGDLYRKISSEYTTNLESKLL from the exons ATGCAGGACGACACCTCATCCCTTGACTGGAGAAACTGGACATTTTTGGAAAATACCACCTATGTGAGTTGCGGTTTAGAAAGTTCAAATTCATCTGTTTTGGAGGGTTCTGTCGGATGCTTAAATTTTGATAAGATTCGTGGTACTTTGGATCCACTGGGGGATTCAAGTTTTCAGAATGCCTCAACTTCTTTGGATAGATATTCTATATGTCCAGAAAATCTGTCAGAAACATCACGGACAAATTCAACTCCAGAGGAGCAAATAATAAGTGCTCAGATGCCAAAAGATGCCAAAATG GACTCGGAGGCGGATGAATTTGTTACCTTTTCTGTACAAGCTGGCTATTTTCGAAAGTCACATTCAGAGCCGCTGAATAGATTTCTTCAAGAAAG TATGAGGCCATACTACGTTGGTTGTGAAGATAAGGCAGAAAGCAGCTTATGGACGTACAAATACAAGCCAACTAAGGCTGTCGAG GTATGTGGTAACGACGAAGCTGTGAATTTCTTGAGTGACTGGCTACATCAGTGGCATGAAAGACGTTACAAACCCAGGAAGGAAACATCTAATAGAAATACAAGGGTCATGtcaaatgatgatgatgattttatcTGTTATGACAGTGACAATGATTCAGAAGATATGAATGAAGAGGATTCCCTGCAGAATGTTCTTTTAATTACAGGGCCAATAGGG AGTGGCAAGTCTGCAGCCGTCTATGCTTGTGCCAAAGAGCAAGGGTTTGATATATTAGAG CTCAATGCATCGGATTGTAGAAACGGAACTGTTGTCAAGCAGTATTTTGGAGACACTCTTAGTTCACATGGGTTCAAAAG GTCATCAGACCACACTGTGAGCTCACAGAAGATAACTACAAAGTTGCCCCCAGCTCTTGCTTTGGTTAATGGTAAAGCTGCTGATGAGGTGAATGATGGAGTAGTTGAACTGATAACGGTATCTGATGATGAAGCTCATAGCCCTGGTGGAACATCACAAAAGTTACTTGGCAAGAATAATGTTGTTGCATGTGATAAAGTCCAAACTTTAATCCTGGTTGAGGATGTGGACATCCTTTTTCCTGAAGACCGTGGATGTATTGCTGCCATACAACAGATTGCAGAGACAGCAAGGGGGCCAATTATATTGACCAGCAATA GTGATGATCCTGGCCTGCCAGATAATTTTGATAAGCTTCATGTTTCATTCTTATTGCCATCGCCAAAGGAGTTGCTTTGCCATTTGTACTCT GTTTGTCTCACTGAAGGAGCTGACATCCATCCTCTTTTACTGGAAAAGTTTATGCAGTCCTGTGATGGAGATATCCGAAAAACCATTATGCATCTTCAGTTCTGGTTGCaaagtaaaatatttagaaaag GGATGCCCCCCCTTTTTTGTGCAGCAGATGGAAAAGCACAAACAAGCTATGGCTCACTTCCATTTGATCTTGAGGTTGGTCATCAGATACTACCAAAGATAATGCCGTGGGGTTTCCCCTCAGAGATATCTGAACTAATTGAGAATGAATTTGTCAAATCCGTAAATGTAATGGAAGAGAATTCCAGTTTGCAAGAGTTAGTTGAGGAAAAGCCTCTTCACATAAACAAAAGGCAAAATGATTTAGATGAGCAGTGTATGGAAACTGATTATATAAAAGCCAAGAAGGTGGAGATGATTAAGAGAAATGGGTCAATAACAGATTACTGTGAGCTTGAAATTCAATACAGAGCCATTTCTGAGTTTTCAAATTCTTCTGGATTGCCTGTAGCATCCTACCTGCAAAATGGTCGAAGGAAACTTGTAGTAATGTCCTCTGATTCTGAGGATGAGGATTCAAATATTCGACAGCCTCTAGACACAGATGATGAAGCTAACAAGAGACATtccttcaaagaaaataatgaatGTACCTCTGAGTTTCAGTTGAATGATAACTGTCCCAGCACATCTGTTCGTAAACTGGTTTGTTCTGAATTGGAGGATTCAGATGAGGAGCATGTTAAATATTCAGAAACAGCTGATGTTACATGCATAAATGAGACATCTAAATCATTAGATATATCTTGTGTACCAGAATCAACATTTGTTCCTGAGACTACAATAGAAGATGGAACAGAGACAATGTCTGGAGCGGTGTCTTCTTGCCATGCTCTAGAAGTTTCTATAAATAATGAGTTGAAACCATTCACTTCAAGTGTTCGCAGGCGTTTAGCAAAACTGTCACAAAATTCAGATATGTTGATGGATACTGAAATGCCAGATTATTCCCCAAAAGAGGCTTTGCAAGATTTTATAGATCAAAATATGGAAACTACAACTATCAAAGTGATGGATGAGTGCAGTCGCGTAGATTTCAAGCTAAAGTCAACATTTGTTGAGTCAAGTCCATCCATGGAGACAGATTTGGTACAGAATTTGTGGAAAAAACTTCGTCAAATGGATTTAAGACAGCATGCTATCTCAGAACAGCTAGGTACTTCTCAAGTTGTTAAACTTGCTAGTGGGATGAGCAATCTAATTTCAGAAGCTGATTTGTTTCACAATTACCAACATAAATGT GATATTTTGGGGCCCCAAATGTTCGCGTCTAATGAAGCTACATCTAATTGGTATAATGAGGAAACAATGATGTCGACCGTTGCTGTGCATGGATTTTGTTTTTATGCTAAACATATAGCCGATGTTGGATCAAAGTTGGGTTGTGCGAACAGGATTGATTTAACTTCTGAGATGTTGGCTTCCACAACTAACACTATGGCATTGGGGAAATTATCCAGACAGGGTCTCAGCAAAAGCACAGTTATTTATACTGGGAAGGAATTAGAGTTGAACAGCCCAATAAATAATATGAAGAAGAG TGAAAATAAAGCATCTGTGTTCGAGGTTGTCCAATCCATTGTTCCTGCGAGAATATCCTTGGCACTGAAAGGTGATATCTTCAATGAATATCTATCTTCATTGCGCCAAATTTCAAGGTCAGAAGCAGTCCGTGTTTCGCAAGGTGTTGAAAAGAAGAGAAGAGGAAG GTCGCGGGGTTCTCAACATTATTTGAGCAGATGTACAATGTTATCTCCTGAAGATATAACGTTGGTCAGTGACGGTGATTTGTACAGAAAAATCTCTTCAGAATATACAACTAACTTGGAAAGTAAACTATTATAG